A single genomic interval of Paracoccus contaminans harbors:
- a CDS encoding TolC family outer membrane protein produces the protein MPARAESLADTLVAAYRHSALLDQNRAVLRAADEDVASAMAALRPVLQWVASHTFSRPDGVEVVADSVQLSAQMTLYDWGRNQLAIDIAKEQVLSTRESLVAVEQNILLQAVQAFLQVRSAEQAVALNRNSVELLSRERQAAQDRFDVGEITTTDVAQADAQLAQSRAQLVSAQGTLATAREAFNTAVGNYPRNLNAPPPLPKRPASIEAARAIALKTHPSIRQAQRTVAAAELSVAAAAAQRRPTVTGSLGLGTVRRPSTSLFGNGAPENTTTLSAGVEASQTLYSGGRLPALHRRAMAQRDSARSALLNTSRQVNEAVGNAWSNIDVAGAQIRAIDEQISAARQAYEGVREEATLGARTTLDVLDAEQELLQAQVDKVSAEANLQLAHYQLLAAMGLLTVKDLKLGIPTYDPSAYYSAVRDAPYTSTQGKNLDRVLRAIGKDEKGPARN, from the coding sequence GGCCGACGAGGACGTGGCCAGCGCGATGGCGGCGCTGCGCCCGGTGCTGCAATGGGTGGCCTCGCACACCTTCTCGCGCCCCGACGGGGTCGAGGTGGTCGCCGACAGCGTCCAGCTTTCCGCGCAGATGACGCTGTATGACTGGGGGCGCAACCAGCTGGCCATCGACATCGCCAAGGAACAGGTTCTCTCGACGCGCGAATCGCTGGTCGCGGTCGAACAGAACATCCTGCTGCAGGCGGTGCAGGCCTTCCTGCAGGTCCGATCGGCCGAGCAGGCGGTGGCGCTGAACCGGAATTCGGTCGAGCTGCTCTCGCGCGAACGGCAGGCGGCGCAGGACCGCTTTGACGTGGGCGAGATCACCACAACCGATGTGGCCCAAGCCGATGCGCAGCTTGCCCAGTCGCGCGCGCAGCTGGTGTCCGCGCAAGGCACGCTGGCCACGGCACGCGAGGCGTTCAACACGGCCGTGGGCAACTATCCCCGCAATCTGAATGCGCCGCCGCCCCTGCCCAAGCGCCCTGCCTCGATCGAGGCGGCGCGGGCCATCGCGCTCAAGACCCATCCCTCGATCCGGCAGGCGCAGCGCACCGTCGCCGCGGCCGAGCTGAGCGTCGCCGCGGCCGCGGCCCAGCGCCGCCCGACGGTGACCGGCTCGCTGGGGCTGGGCACGGTCCGGCGGCCCTCGACATCGCTTTTCGGCAACGGGGCGCCGGAAAACACCACCACGCTCAGCGCCGGGGTCGAGGCATCGCAGACGCTGTATTCCGGCGGCCGGCTGCCGGCGCTGCACCGCCGGGCGATGGCCCAGCGCGATTCGGCGCGCTCGGCCCTGCTGAACACCTCGCGCCAGGTGAACGAGGCGGTCGGCAACGCCTGGTCCAACATCGACGTGGCAGGGGCGCAGATCCGCGCCATCGACGAACAGATCTCGGCCGCGCGGCAGGCCTATGAGGGCGTGCGCGAGGAAGCGACGCTGGGCGCACGCACCACGCTGGACGTTCTGGACGCAGAACAGGAACTGCTGCAGGCGCAGGTGGACAAGGTTTCCGCCGAAGCCAATCTGCAGTTAGCACATTATCAACTTCTGGCCGCTATGGGACTCTTGACGGTTAAAGACCTCAAGTTGGGAATCCCGACCTATGACCCATCGGCCTATTACAGCGCGGTGCGTGACGCCCCCTATACCAGCACGCAGGGCAAGAACCTTGACCGGGTGCTGCGCGCCATCGGCAAGGACGAGAAAGGCCCCGCCCGCAACTGA